A region of Allocoleopsis franciscana PCC 7113 DNA encodes the following proteins:
- a CDS encoding sugar transferase produces the protein MSTTSKSSASLPVDSSILAKPSRGYKVRQRLHYSAISKRKRLLDIIGALVGLAITAILMIPIAIAIQLDHPGPIFYSQIRCGVRGKPFRLWKFRSMVVDAHRLQHLVHNQAKGNIFKNKNDPRVTRVGRFLRRTSLDELPQFWNVLRGDMSLVGTRPPTLEEVMNYQKHHWERLNIKPGMTGEWQAHGRSSITDFEEIVRMDLAYQKKWSLAYDLKLILKTILVVVCKDDAY, from the coding sequence GTGTCTACCACATCCAAGTCTTCTGCTTCCTTGCCGGTTGACTCATCAATTCTGGCGAAACCTAGCCGGGGTTATAAAGTCCGGCAACGTCTACATTACTCAGCGATCAGCAAGCGTAAGCGATTGCTGGATATTATAGGAGCGTTAGTGGGACTAGCCATTACTGCCATCCTAATGATTCCGATCGCGATCGCGATTCAGCTAGACCATCCAGGGCCAATCTTTTATAGTCAAATTCGCTGTGGCGTGAGGGGTAAGCCTTTCCGCCTGTGGAAATTTCGCTCAATGGTTGTGGATGCTCACCGCCTACAGCATCTTGTACACAATCAAGCAAAAGGTAATATTTTCAAAAATAAAAACGACCCTCGTGTGACTCGTGTTGGTCGATTTTTACGCCGCACTAGCTTGGACGAATTGCCGCAATTCTGGAATGTCCTCAGAGGAGATATGAGCTTAGTTGGAACTCGTCCACCGACGCTGGAAGAGGTGATGAATTATCAAAAACATCACTGGGAACGATTAAATATTAAACCTGGAATGACCGGTGAGTGGCAAGCCCATGGGCGCTCTAGCATCACAGATTTTGAAGAAATCGTTCGCATGGATCTTGCTTATCAAAAAAAGTGGTCGCTTGCCTACGACCTCAAGTTGATTCTGAAAACGATTCTGGTTGTTGTGTGCAAAGATGACGCTTATTAA
- a CDS encoding four helix bundle protein: MAKSNCEHLQIYKLAESLADEIWDIAGNWEQFAKDTIGKQIVLSVDSIGANIAEGTERHNFADHQRYIRQALSSLNETRYWLRRAYTRHLLTREQIKKLKPIVDELSLKLNTYLKSMGAVPEQHEPS, translated from the coding sequence ATGGCAAAATCCAATTGTGAACACTTGCAAATTTACAAACTTGCTGAGAGCCTCGCTGACGAAATTTGGGATATAGCTGGAAATTGGGAGCAATTCGCTAAAGATACTATCGGAAAACAAATCGTGCTTTCTGTAGATAGCATTGGTGCCAATATCGCAGAAGGTACTGAGCGGCATAATTTTGCAGACCACCAACGTTATATTAGGCAGGCGCTCAGCTCTTTGAATGAAACAAGGTACTGGTTGCGACGAGCTTACACTCGACATCTCTTGACACGAGAACAAATCAAAAAACTCAAACCCATCGTAGATGAACTCTCTTTGAAGCTAAACACTTACCTAAAATCCATGGGAGCTGTTCCAGAACAACACGAACCCTCTTAA
- a CDS encoding DUF6629 family protein — MCFSATASFTAGITLSVLGIITLKQVPSRREFLLGTFPLLFAIQQFSEGLVWLTLGQASLKPINALVTYNFLFFATVIWPISCPLAIYLLETQAVKRKMSLGLAFIGLAFGIYLFGFVLIHGVDSAKFSGNLLYDLNFIPFYEGNKYLYLIVTAFPFLLASELRLKLFGAFVLLSFGISELFYKVTFVSVWCFFAAVLSAGLYFIVRGFKYRDIQVVGE; from the coding sequence ATGTGCTTTTCCGCAACCGCTAGTTTTACGGCAGGAATCACTTTATCTGTATTAGGAATTATAACGCTTAAACAAGTTCCCTCAAGACGGGAATTTCTATTGGGAACATTTCCCTTATTATTTGCTATTCAGCAATTCTCTGAAGGGTTGGTATGGTTAACCTTAGGACAGGCTTCTTTAAAACCAATTAATGCTCTAGTTACATACAACTTTTTGTTCTTTGCCACAGTGATATGGCCTATATCGTGCCCTCTCGCTATTTATTTATTGGAGACTCAGGCTGTAAAAAGAAAAATGAGCTTGGGGTTAGCTTTTATTGGTCTTGCATTTGGCATTTATCTTTTTGGCTTTGTATTAATACATGGAGTAGATTCAGCCAAGTTTTCAGGAAATTTGCTTTATGACTTAAATTTTATACCCTTTTATGAGGGCAACAAATACCTTTATCTTATCGTGACTGCTTTTCCTTTTTTGTTGGCGAGTGAACTTCGGCTCAAACTATTTGGTGCGTTTGTTCTTCTTTCTTTTGGTATATCGGAGTTATTCTACAAAGTTACGTTTGTTTCAGTCTGGTGTTTTTTTGCGGCTGTTCTCAGCGCAGGATTATATTTTATTGTCAGGGGGTTTAAGTATAGAGATATCCAAGTAGTAGGAGAATGA
- a CDS encoding NAD-dependent epimerase/dehydratase family protein produces MRILIMGGTRFIGVYLTKLLVEQGHDVVLFNRGKKPAPVEGIQQIHGDRTDASQLKNKLSQEQFDAIFDNNGRELSDTQPLAEIFKDRVKHFVYMSSAGVYLKSDQLPHIEGDPVDPKSRHKGKHETEAFLAQLGLPWTSIRPTYIYGPQNYNDLEAWFFDRIVRDRPIPIPGNGMHITQFGHCKDLARAMAQVLGNDRAIGQIYNVSGDRYVTFDGLARACAQAAGKSADSIKIMHYDPKKFDFGKRKAFPMRVQHFFADVNKAMTQLNWQPEYDLISGLKDSFQNDYQASGRHESEVDFSLDDEILKGI; encoded by the coding sequence ATGCGAATTTTAATCATGGGTGGTACCCGGTTTATTGGGGTCTACCTCACTAAACTCTTGGTAGAACAAGGTCATGATGTGGTGCTGTTCAATCGCGGTAAGAAACCCGCACCTGTAGAAGGCATTCAACAAATTCATGGCGATCGCACCGATGCCTCTCAACTTAAAAACAAATTATCACAAGAACAGTTTGACGCCATCTTTGACAATAATGGTCGGGAACTCAGCGATACTCAACCCCTAGCCGAAATCTTTAAAGACCGGGTGAAACACTTTGTCTATATGAGTTCTGCTGGCGTTTACCTCAAATCTGACCAATTACCCCATATTGAGGGTGACCCAGTTGACCCAAAAAGCCGCCACAAAGGCAAACATGAAACGGAAGCTTTCTTGGCACAGTTGGGACTACCTTGGACATCCATTCGCCCGACCTATATTTACGGCCCCCAGAACTACAATGACTTAGAAGCTTGGTTCTTTGACCGAATTGTACGCGATCGCCCCATCCCCATCCCTGGAAATGGAATGCATATTACCCAATTCGGTCATTGTAAGGACTTAGCTAGGGCAATGGCTCAGGTTTTAGGGAATGATCGTGCGATCGGGCAGATTTATAATGTATCGGGCGATCGCTACGTGACTTTTGATGGACTAGCACGCGCCTGTGCACAAGCCGCAGGTAAGTCCGCTGACTCCATCAAAATTATGCATTACGACCCTAAGAAATTCGATTTTGGTAAACGTAAAGCTTTCCCAATGCGAGTGCAGCACTTCTTTGCTGATGTGAATAAAGCCATGACTCAGTTGAATTGGCAACCGGAATATGACCTGATTTCTGGTCTTAAAGATTCCTTCCAAAATGATTACCAGGCATCTGGGCGTCATGAATCTGAGGTTGATTTCTCCCTGGATGACGAGATTCTAAAAGGAATTTAA
- a CDS encoding septal ring lytic transglycosylase RlpA family protein, with protein MQFFGLVWVTSWVSYILTSSQGLFKVPNYFVSAFPANLFSVVNSPTELPTPLVSTPLYSKIWSSKSPVATFPNLGFHMGAGSSQFRPQPTQTSVRPPVQLNLLQNTFCHPQPESENDFLRMAPLSSASVSWEETSPRESSKATFPQQIFQVIQNLLPWRQRREPVKTLASSVVVVSTHSSEPIADKHQGEGQRVKRGFWRYSQLLTNRAFAASSKPEPEKFQVWLKERLIAEFPSQKPAELMADRLKQFLSNPSDPYLNASPVLPAVWEGQPALKVGDRLLFKMDDALAADLNRNPQLLVIEWANNLRMALGKVSLKLADAQKQMYNLVETPRMFKGNASWYGGYFHGRLTATGETYSQHELTAAHPSLPFDTYLKVKNLNNGASVIVRINDRGPYISNRHLDLSREAARCIDSEKVGVVPFEAVIMQPTSVQANEYLTKN; from the coding sequence ATGCAGTTTTTCGGACTTGTTTGGGTGACTTCCTGGGTCAGCTATATCCTTACCTCCAGCCAAGGTTTATTCAAAGTACCTAATTACTTTGTCAGTGCTTTTCCTGCCAACCTTTTTTCAGTGGTCAACAGCCCAACTGAATTACCCACTCCTCTGGTTTCGACACCCCTTTACTCAAAAATCTGGTCTTCTAAATCCCCGGTTGCCACTTTCCCTAACCTAGGCTTCCACATGGGTGCAGGCAGTTCTCAATTTCGACCCCAGCCCACCCAAACGTCCGTTCGTCCTCCAGTCCAACTCAATTTGCTACAAAACACGTTCTGCCATCCCCAGCCAGAGTCAGAAAACGACTTCCTGCGAATGGCACCCCTCTCCTCTGCATCCGTTTCTTGGGAGGAAACGTCTCCCCGTGAGAGTTCAAAAGCGACGTTCCCTCAGCAGATTTTTCAGGTTATACAGAATTTGTTGCCTTGGCGTCAGCGCCGCGAACCCGTCAAAACTCTCGCGTCATCGGTTGTAGTTGTTAGTACTCACTCGTCGGAACCGATCGCGGACAAGCACCAGGGGGAGGGACAGCGTGTCAAGCGAGGCTTTTGGCGGTATTCACAACTTCTCACCAATAGAGCGTTTGCAGCGTCTTCTAAACCGGAGCCAGAGAAGTTTCAAGTTTGGCTCAAGGAGCGCTTAATTGCGGAATTTCCCAGCCAGAAGCCAGCAGAACTCATGGCTGATCGTCTCAAGCAATTTTTGTCCAACCCCTCTGATCCTTATTTGAATGCTTCACCCGTTCTACCCGCCGTCTGGGAAGGACAACCCGCTCTCAAGGTCGGCGATCGCCTGTTGTTTAAAATGGATGATGCCTTAGCCGCAGATTTAAACCGCAATCCACAACTGCTGGTGATTGAATGGGCGAACAATCTCCGCATGGCTTTGGGAAAAGTGTCTTTGAAACTGGCAGATGCCCAAAAGCAGATGTACAACTTGGTAGAAACGCCAAGGATGTTTAAGGGCAACGCTTCTTGGTACGGTGGTTATTTTCATGGACGCTTGACGGCGACAGGAGAAACTTATAGTCAGCATGAACTGACAGCCGCTCATCCCTCGTTGCCCTTTGATACCTATCTAAAGGTGAAAAACCTGAACAATGGCGCGTCTGTTATTGTCCGAATTAATGATCGCGGCCCCTATATCTCTAATAGACATCTGGATTTATCGCGGGAGGCGGCTCGTTGCATTGATAGTGAGAAGGTGGGTGTTGTACCTTTTGAAGCTGTGATTATGCAACCAACCTCAGTTCAAGCCAATGAGTACCTGACTAAGAATTAG
- a CDS encoding Crp/Fnr family transcriptional regulator, whose product MEDRYNSHEMNSNVNELICAAPFFAGLPEATVEQSTAHVVTRSHPANRVILLENDWGGSVYFILEGWAKIRTYNLDGKEVTLNILGKGELFGEMAALDEVPRSTDVITLTPTTIGSIPAQDFVQLVHSEPLAGVRLSQLLAKRLRQVNRRLRLRESDSTSRVADTLLFLAEGQGKLKQEGTEIPNLPHRELSSLSGLARETVTRVLTKLEKKGLIKRDNDIMYIPDVGALEKIIA is encoded by the coding sequence ATGGAAGACCGTTACAACTCACACGAAATGAACTCAAATGTTAATGAGTTGATTTGCGCGGCACCTTTTTTTGCTGGCTTACCAGAGGCTACTGTGGAGCAATCCACTGCTCACGTTGTCACCCGTAGCCATCCTGCCAATCGAGTAATCTTGTTGGAAAATGACTGGGGTGGCTCTGTCTACTTCATTTTGGAAGGATGGGCAAAGATTCGCACCTACAACCTTGACGGCAAAGAGGTGACCCTCAACATCTTAGGAAAAGGAGAACTTTTTGGCGAAATGGCGGCGCTGGATGAGGTGCCGCGTTCAACAGATGTGATTACCCTAACTCCCACTACGATTGGCAGTATTCCAGCTCAGGATTTTGTCCAGCTAGTCCATAGTGAACCCTTAGCCGGTGTCCGCTTATCTCAGCTGCTGGCAAAACGTCTGCGTCAAGTCAATCGGCGTCTCCGCTTACGGGAGTCGGATAGTACGTCGAGAGTGGCAGATACGTTATTGTTTTTAGCAGAAGGACAAGGGAAATTGAAACAAGAAGGAACTGAAATTCCCAACCTACCCCATCGAGAGTTGAGTAGCCTCAGTGGGTTGGCGCGGGAGACGGTGACACGAGTGTTGACCAAACTCGAAAAGAAGGGGTTAATTAAGCGTGATAACGACATCATGTATATCCCGGATGTAGGGGCATTGGAAAAGATCATTGCCTAA
- the dhaK gene encoding dihydroxyacetone kinase subunit DhaK gives MKKLINNPDDVVRESLQGMAVAHSDLIKVHLDPHFIYRADAPIQNKVALISGGGSGHEPMHGGFVGIGMLDAACPGEVFTSPTPDQMLEAANMVNSGAGVLNIVKNYSGDVMNFEMAAELAHSEGIPISNILIDDDIAVKDSLYTQGRRGVGTTVLAEKICGAAAEQGYDLQQLANLCRKVNLNGRSMGIALTSCTVPANGSPTFELGEDEMEAGIGIHGEPGRQRMPLKSADEITEMLAVSIIEDTNYSRTVREWDADTSQWIEVELTDPPLQSGDSVLAFVNSMGGTPLSELYIVYRKLAEVCQKHNLQIVRNLIGPYITSLEMQGCSITLLKLDEEMIKFWDAPVKTPALRWGM, from the coding sequence ATGAAAAAACTCATCAACAACCCCGACGACGTAGTACGCGAAAGTCTCCAAGGCATGGCAGTCGCCCATTCCGACCTGATCAAAGTCCACCTCGACCCCCACTTCATCTATCGCGCTGACGCACCCATTCAAAACAAAGTCGCCCTTATCTCCGGTGGTGGCAGTGGACATGAACCCATGCACGGCGGCTTTGTCGGCATCGGCATGTTAGATGCTGCCTGTCCCGGTGAAGTCTTCACCTCTCCTACTCCTGACCAGATGCTAGAAGCTGCCAATATGGTTAATAGTGGTGCTGGTGTCCTCAATATCGTTAAAAATTACAGTGGTGACGTGATGAACTTCGAGATGGCAGCCGAACTCGCCCACTCTGAGGGCATCCCCATATCCAATATTCTGATTGATGATGATATTGCGGTTAAAGACAGCCTCTACACCCAAGGGCGTAGGGGTGTGGGCACCACTGTACTGGCTGAAAAAATCTGTGGTGCTGCGGCTGAACAGGGATATGACTTGCAGCAACTTGCCAACCTCTGCCGCAAGGTTAACCTCAACGGACGCAGCATGGGGATAGCACTTACTTCCTGCACCGTACCGGCCAATGGTAGCCCCACCTTTGAATTGGGTGAAGATGAAATGGAAGCGGGTATCGGCATTCACGGGGAACCGGGACGGCAACGAATGCCTCTCAAGTCAGCCGATGAAATCACCGAGATGCTGGCAGTTTCTATCATCGAAGACACGAACTACTCACGCACAGTGCGAGAGTGGGATGCAGACACATCACAATGGATAGAGGTAGAACTAACAGACCCTCCCTTGCAAAGCGGTGATTCCGTCCTCGCCTTTGTTAATAGTATGGGTGGCACTCCCCTGTCTGAGTTGTACATCGTTTATCGCAAATTAGCAGAAGTCTGCCAAAAGCATAACCTTCAGATTGTGCGAAACTTAATTGGCCCTTACATCACCTCCCTAGAAATGCAAGGATGCTCAATCACCCTACTCAAACTAGATGAAGAGATGATTAAATTTTGGGATGCACCCGTGAAAACCCCTGCCTTACGATGGGGAATGTGA
- a CDS encoding Lin0512 family protein translates to MARKRLIIEMGMGVDQHGQEPTVAAARAVRNAIAHNALPGVWEVAGLSDPDQMMVEVQVAVPYPEQVREAEVLAVLPFGQKTLTVESGGMVVQGRAIPSLHDKNDEMLVAVAAVTVWIESESR, encoded by the coding sequence GTGGCGCGTAAACGATTGATTATCGAAATGGGTATGGGAGTCGATCAGCACGGACAAGAACCCACTGTTGCTGCCGCAAGGGCTGTACGCAATGCGATCGCACACAATGCCTTGCCCGGTGTTTGGGAAGTTGCCGGTTTGAGCGATCCGGATCAAATGATGGTTGAAGTCCAAGTGGCTGTCCCTTATCCGGAACAAGTGCGGGAAGCTGAAGTATTAGCTGTCCTCCCTTTTGGGCAAAAGACGCTTACCGTTGAGTCGGGTGGAATGGTGGTTCAGGGTCGAGCCATTCCCTCTCTTCATGATAAAAATGATGAGATGCTGGTTGCTGTGGCTGCGGTTACCGTGTGGATTGAGTCCGAGTCAAGGTAA
- the surE gene encoding 5'/3'-nucleotidase SurE yields the protein MTLILTNDDGIDAPGIRALLNAVDGKGVIVAPKDHQSGCGHQVTTTRPIHVHRRSDTEYAVGSTPADCIRLALSHLCENVKWVLSGINAGGNLGMDVYISGTVAAVREAAMQGIPGIAVSHYRKGKVNVDWDVAARWTAKVLDELFNHPLEPGCFWNVNLPHLLPGEPDPEVVFCTPCTQPLPVKYRVEGDSYYYIGEYAKRGRTPGSDVDVCFSGKIAVTMLRL from the coding sequence ATGACCTTGATTCTCACGAATGACGACGGCATAGATGCTCCCGGCATTCGGGCGCTTCTGAATGCAGTAGATGGCAAAGGCGTGATTGTGGCTCCCAAAGACCATCAATCAGGCTGTGGTCATCAAGTTACCACGACTCGACCCATTCACGTCCATCGCCGTTCTGATACCGAGTATGCGGTTGGTAGTACCCCAGCCGACTGTATTCGCCTAGCTCTTTCACATCTTTGCGAAAATGTCAAGTGGGTACTCTCAGGTATCAACGCTGGTGGCAACTTAGGGATGGATGTTTATATCTCCGGAACTGTAGCCGCCGTGCGAGAAGCTGCCATGCAAGGCATCCCCGGTATCGCCGTTTCCCACTATCGCAAAGGGAAAGTCAATGTGGATTGGGACGTGGCAGCGCGATGGACAGCGAAGGTTTTAGACGAGTTATTCAACCATCCCCTGGAACCGGGATGCTTCTGGAATGTCAACTTGCCGCACCTGCTACCGGGAGAACCCGACCCAGAGGTGGTATTTTGTACACCCTGTACGCAACCGTTGCCAGTCAAGTATCGAGTCGAGGGAGATTCCTATTACTACATCGGGGAATATGCCAAGCGTGGACGTACTCCGGGAAGCGACGTTGATGTCTGCTTTTCAGGTAAAATCGCCGTGACGATGCTACGACTCTAA
- a CDS encoding serine hydrolase domain-containing protein: MKQSLKNALQDQLNQSLLFAPCLGINVTLKDEKHGYWTAASGFAEPKTRTPMSVDGQFYIYSITKTFTAIAILQLAQNQKLSLDEPVTNWLPDLPFPPSVTIRRLLNHTSGVPNYVSLETYLPAVEESPSVPWSYNKVLELTCHRKLDFEPGSSWRYSNTGYMLLLKVIEAVNGDTFANVLQNNIFNFLGLEKTYVATEIDTGDLVPGFSRELNSNRLMENVIPKYHPGWCATGVIVSTTSDVVQFYDSIFSEKLISAEQLGDMLQPILTDEPPSSFFRKPCYGLGVMLDPESEYGKKIGHGGGGPGYSTWVMHLTNFQGRKLTMAVFCNTSMGLYPLLSLTNDLLFVLGDA; the protein is encoded by the coding sequence ATGAAACAATCGCTCAAAAATGCACTACAAGACCAGCTAAACCAATCGCTTTTATTCGCTCCCTGCTTAGGTATTAACGTTACCCTGAAAGATGAAAAACATGGCTATTGGACGGCAGCCAGTGGTTTTGCTGAGCCAAAAACAAGAACACCGATGTCGGTAGATGGGCAGTTTTATATATATAGCATTACCAAAACATTTACGGCTATTGCTATATTACAACTGGCTCAAAACCAAAAATTATCGTTAGATGAACCAGTTACAAATTGGTTGCCCGATCTACCGTTTCCACCCTCTGTAACGATACGGAGATTGCTCAATCACACAAGCGGCGTACCCAATTATGTAAGTTTAGAAACTTATTTGCCAGCCGTCGAAGAAAGCCCCTCTGTTCCTTGGTCATATAACAAAGTACTGGAGTTAACTTGCCATAGAAAACTAGATTTTGAACCTGGATCAAGTTGGAGGTATTCCAATACCGGCTATATGTTACTACTTAAGGTCATCGAAGCCGTAAATGGAGATACTTTTGCTAATGTTTTGCAGAATAATATCTTTAATTTTTTAGGGCTTGAAAAAACTTATGTAGCTACTGAGATAGATACAGGAGACTTAGTTCCAGGGTTTTCTAGAGAGCTAAATTCCAATCGATTAATGGAAAATGTTATTCCTAAATATCATCCTGGCTGGTGCGCTACAGGTGTAATCGTCTCCACAACCAGTGATGTTGTTCAGTTTTATGACAGTATTTTTAGCGAAAAATTGATTAGTGCCGAACAACTGGGGGATATGCTTCAGCCAATCTTAACCGATGAGCCTCCATCTTCCTTTTTTAGGAAACCTTGTTACGGCTTAGGTGTGATGCTTGACCCTGAATCTGAGTATGGTAAAAAAATCGGACATGGTGGCGGTGGCCCAGGGTATAGCACTTGGGTGATGCACTTGACGAACTTTCAAGGGCGTAAACTTACAATGGCTGTATTTTGTAATACGAGTATGGGGCTTTATCCATTGTTGTCTCTAACGAATGACTTACTTTTCGTTCTTGGGGATGCATAA
- a CDS encoding DUF2382 domain-containing protein: MALFKIGDFNPNYREEAFEGEDVKGLDVYAGRTHEKIGSIHDVLVDEKGSFRYLVIDTGFWIFGKKVLLPVGRCHVDTAARRIYAVGISNKEQAERLPEYDDSMTVDYDYEERVRHVYRTPTVETSMPVEASGIARVPAQSATTHPVSPQPRSVPDDRNLYTYEHEPALYQMNEQEHQSLRLYEERLIANKRRRQTGEVAIGKRVETETARVSVPVEKERLVIERRTPEGVGTTVTPGVGDFREGEVAHISVYEETAEIGKQAFVREEVTVRKEIERDTVEATETLRREELEVDVNGKPVVKP, from the coding sequence ATGGCTCTTTTCAAAATTGGGGATTTTAATCCAAACTACCGCGAAGAAGCCTTTGAGGGTGAAGATGTCAAGGGACTGGATGTCTATGCTGGGAGAACCCATGAGAAAATTGGCTCCATTCATGATGTGCTAGTGGATGAAAAAGGGAGTTTCCGATATCTTGTCATTGATACAGGCTTCTGGATTTTTGGCAAGAAGGTCTTGCTTCCAGTCGGTCGTTGCCATGTTGATACGGCTGCACGACGCATCTATGCCGTAGGAATTTCCAACAAAGAGCAAGCGGAAAGATTACCTGAATACGATGACAGTATGACGGTTGATTACGATTACGAAGAGCGAGTGCGGCACGTTTATCGCACTCCCACAGTAGAAACCTCAATGCCTGTAGAGGCATCAGGAATTGCCAGGGTACCGGCTCAATCGGCTACCACACATCCGGTTTCCCCTCAACCTAGGTCTGTTCCTGATGACCGCAATCTCTACACATACGAACATGAGCCTGCACTGTACCAAATGAACGAGCAGGAGCATCAAAGCCTTAGACTGTATGAAGAACGGCTAATTGCAAATAAGCGCCGTCGTCAGACGGGTGAAGTTGCGATCGGCAAGCGGGTTGAAACAGAAACGGCACGAGTTTCGGTTCCGGTGGAGAAGGAACGACTGGTGATTGAGCGCAGAACACCGGAAGGCGTTGGGACTACAGTTACTCCCGGTGTTGGGGATTTCCGTGAAGGCGAAGTGGCTCACATAAGTGTCTACGAAGAGACGGCGGAAATCGGAAAGCAGGCTTTTGTGCGAGAGGAAGTCACTGTTAGGAAAGAAATTGAGCGGGATACGGTGGAGGCGACAGAAACACTTCGTCGGGAAGAGTTAGAGGTAGATGTGAACGGGAAGCCAGTTGTGAAGCCATAA
- the pgsA gene encoding CDP-diacylglycerol--glycerol-3-phosphate 3-phosphatidyltransferase — protein sequence MNLPNSITFSRLLGLPFLLYGLHNPTDRMRWICLAVFLVAAGTDWLDGYLARKLNQVTDLGKFLDPLVDKFLVLAPLLALIQLGQVPAWGVFLILARELLIAGWRINPNLTGSTKISGANLWGKLKTVSQILAIALLIAPTPNSWETPSLVAFWISVILTWISGAIYLWPQKSTQPAVKTSGLTVE from the coding sequence ATGAATTTACCGAACTCGATTACCTTTTCTCGTTTACTTGGGTTGCCGTTTCTCCTATACGGCCTTCACAATCCCACAGACCGAATGCGCTGGATCTGTTTAGCCGTCTTTCTGGTTGCAGCCGGAACCGATTGGTTGGATGGTTATTTGGCGCGTAAACTAAATCAAGTGACCGACTTAGGCAAGTTTCTTGACCCATTAGTCGATAAATTTTTAGTATTAGCTCCCTTGTTGGCATTAATTCAGTTGGGTCAGGTACCGGCTTGGGGAGTCTTTCTGATTTTGGCGCGGGAATTGCTGATTGCGGGTTGGCGAATTAACCCTAACCTGACAGGTAGCACGAAAATTAGCGGTGCTAATCTCTGGGGTAAGCTCAAAACCGTGAGTCAGATTTTGGCGATCGCACTTTTAATTGCCCCAACTCCCAACTCCTGGGAAACCCCATCTTTAGTTGCCTTCTGGATATCAGTCATCCTCACTTGGATTTCGGGTGCAATCTATCTTTGGCCTCAAAAAAGTACTCAGCCGGCTGTGAAAACGAGTGGTTTGACGGTTGAATAG
- a CDS encoding DNA cytosine methyltransferase, giving the protein MKTAIFNNKPLYWDFLELELQLPPREPTEPLVIDLFAGCGGLALGFEVAGFKTIGYEMLEDACATYQHNLHGTCYQLTLTRNPNLMTEPDVLVGGPPCQPFSVNGHQLGLQDSRDGFPIFIDAVDRYRPKIALFENVRGMLFRNKAYFEEIVIALKELGYIVEWNILNAAHYGVPQRRERLFCVAHQGGWQWPEKTHLNSPYTAGEALGEFAFVAPPNSKFLTSSMDEYVKKYEIASKCIKPRDLHLDAPSRTVTCRNLSAPTGDMLRIRLPDGRRRRLTVREGARLQSFPDWFEFQGSEDSQYNQIGNAVPPILAHAVACSVKACLQAHESISRTEFELS; this is encoded by the coding sequence ATGAAAACTGCTATCTTCAACAACAAACCTCTCTACTGGGATTTCCTAGAACTAGAACTCCAACTCCCTCCAAGGGAGCCAACTGAACCTTTAGTAATCGATCTGTTTGCCGGTTGTGGGGGGTTAGCGCTGGGTTTTGAAGTAGCTGGCTTTAAAACAATTGGTTATGAAATGCTAGAGGACGCCTGCGCTACTTATCAGCACAACTTGCACGGCACATGTTATCAGTTAACTTTGACACGCAACCCCAATTTAATGACTGAACCAGATGTGCTCGTTGGAGGCCCCCCATGTCAGCCTTTTAGCGTCAATGGACACCAGTTGGGACTCCAAGATAGTCGCGATGGTTTCCCAATTTTTATCGATGCCGTTGACCGCTATCGCCCAAAAATAGCCTTATTTGAGAATGTGCGCGGAATGCTATTTCGCAACAAAGCCTACTTTGAAGAGATTGTCATAGCTCTAAAAGAACTAGGCTATATCGTGGAGTGGAATATTCTTAATGCTGCCCATTATGGCGTGCCTCAGCGTAGAGAGCGTCTGTTTTGCGTTGCTCATCAAGGAGGATGGCAATGGCCAGAAAAAACCCATTTAAACTCACCTTACACCGCTGGTGAAGCACTCGGAGAATTCGCATTTGTTGCACCTCCTAACTCAAAGTTTCTCACTTCCAGCATGGATGAATATGTCAAGAAATATGAGATAGCCTCCAAATGTATCAAACCCAGAGATTTGCACCTTGATGCTCCCTCTAGAACCGTGACTTGCCGCAACCTGAGTGCTCCGACTGGCGATATGCTGCGGATTCGTTTGCCCGATGGACGCAGGCGTAGGCTGACGGTTCGTGAAGGTGCTCGTTTACAGAGTTTTCCCGATTGGTTTGAATTCCAGGGTTCTGAAGACAGCCAGTATAACCAGATTGGCAATGCAGTTCCTCCTATCTTGGCTCATGCTGTAGCTTGTTCTGTCAAAGCATGTTTACAAGCTCATGAGTCGATATCAAGAACGGAGTTTGAATTATCTTAG